A stretch of Miscanthus floridulus cultivar M001 unplaced genomic scaffold, ASM1932011v1 fs_527_5_6, whole genome shotgun sequence DNA encodes these proteins:
- the LOC136532136 gene encoding uncharacterized protein — protein MCHRQELVLVAVALVAASILQAVSSTATNSANLTGDDAAKTAYDVLEQNNLPRGLLPLGVKSYALHPGGAFQVTLPGECNFFVSAAGKQFKFRYESSVSGIITSGSISRVSGVRIQVEFAWLGLNQVSRAVVSHRQHILFAIVLMAVSVLQAVSTRVTTTVNLTGDDAAKRAYDVLEQNNLPRGLLPLGVKSYVLHPGGAFQVTLPGECNFFVSAAGKQFKFRYESSVSGIITSGSISRVSGVRIQVEFAWLGLNQVSRAGNQLNIQLEKSTQSFPISAFTPSARCS, from the exons ATGTGCCACCGCCAGGAGCTTGTCCTCGTTGCCGTTGCCCTCGTGGCTGCTTCCATCCTGCAAGCCGTCTCCTCCACAGCAACCAACTCGGCCAACTTGACCGGGGACGATGCGGCCAAAACAGCCTATGATGTCCTGGAGCAGAACAACTTGCCAAGGGGTCTTCTACCACTCGGTGTGAAGTCTTACGCGCTCCACCCTGGTGGCGCTTTTCAGGTGACGCTCCCTGGTGAATGCAACTTCTTTGTCAGCGCTGCTGGAAAGCAATTCAAGTTTCGGTACGAGAGCAGCGTCAGTGGGATCATCACATCTGGGTCCATTAGCCGTGTGTCTGGCGTGAGGATTCAGGTGGAGTTCGCGTGGCTCGGGTTGAACCAGGTCAGCCGTGCTG TCGTGTCCCACCGCCAGCATATCCTCTTCGCCATTGTCCTCATGGCTGTTTCCGTCCTCCAAGCCGTCTCCACCAGAGTAACCACCACGGTTAACTTGACCGGGGACGATGCGGCCAAAAGAGCCTATGATGTCCTGGAGCAGAACAACTTGCCACGGGGTCTTCTACCTCTCGGTGTGAAGTCTTACGTGCTCCACCCTGGTGGCGCTTTTCAGGTGACGCTCCCTGGTGAATGCAACTTCTTTGTCAGCGCTGCTGGAAAGCAATTCAAGTTTCGGTACGAGAGCAGCGTCAGTGGGATCATCACATCTGGGTCCATTAGCCGTGTGTCTGGCGTGAGGATTCAGGTGGAGTTCGCGTGGCTCGGGTTGAACCAGGTCAGCCGTGCTGGTAACCAGCTCAACATTCAGCTAGAGAAGTCTACCCAGTCGTTCCCCATCAGCGCCTTCACTCCGAGCGCACGATGCAGCTGA
- the LOC136532137 gene encoding uncharacterized protein — protein sequence MTWKKLFTIKDPSGGSGGEASFSVTLECTVTKTLKADGHWQSVYLLYEGGSSTRILKWLQQLNLTDEQWKDILPEREVPELMTLACEACQDSCITHAMFERWVDEQFEFIASKELLTLCAEAVAPAGCQDCSIYPHDGTSNPIADDAMEMPGYGHAFHRMYITEWFGRRSTCPMCRLDLATHLDPAVQRFLSHFTEEDY from the exons ATGACATGGAAGAAACTCTTCACCATCAAGGATCCATCTGGCGGGAGCGGCGGTGAAGCATCATTCTCTGTGACCCTGGAATGCACGGTGACCAAGACCCTCAAAGCCGATGGTCACTGGCAGTCGGTGTACCTCCTGTACGAAGGAGGCAGCTCCACCAGGATCTTGAAG TGGCTGCAGCAACTCAACCTCACCGATGAGCAGTGGAAGGACATCCTTCCCGAGCGTGAGGTTCCTGAACTCATGACCCTAGCGTGCGAGGCCTGCCAGGATAGTTGCATCACTCATGCCATGTTTGAGCGTTGGGTTGATGAACAATTTGAGTTCATCGCGTCCAAGGAACTCTTGACGCTCTGTGCGGAGGCGGTGGCGCCAGCGGGGTGTCAAGACTGTAGCATCTACCCGCATGATGGAACATCTAATCCTATAGCTGATGATGCTATGGAAATGCCTGGCTATGGCCATGCATTCCACCGCATGTACATCACCGAGTGGTTTGGCAGGAGATCCACCTGCCCGATGTGCCGACTTGATTTGGCTACGCATCTTGACCCGGCAGTGCAGAGATTCCTCTCGCACTTCACCGAAGAAGATTATTGA